The following proteins are co-located in the Pedobacter sp. FW305-3-2-15-E-R2A2 genome:
- a CDS encoding arylsulfatase, giving the protein MKKNLFIFFSVAMAFTAGAQSKKTKVKPPNVIYIIADDLGYGDLSCYGATKIQTPNLDRLAANGIRFTNGHATSATCTPSRYALMTGEYPWRKKGTGILPGDAALIIPTAKTTLPNLFQKAGYQTGIVGKWHLGIGESVAKDWNGELKPGPNEVGFNYSFIFPATADRVPTVFLENHKVVALEANDPIEVDYAKKVGDDPTGKDHPELLKMQSSPGQGHNQTIVNGIGRIGYMSGGKMARWVDEEVSTTFLTTAQSFIEKNHQQPFFLYFALTEPHVPRMPATRFKGKSGLGLRGDAILQLDWTVGEIMKQLKLLGIDKNTMIVFTSDNGPVLDDGYQDEAVTKQNGHQPAGVLRGGKYSALEGGTRVPFIVSWPGQIKPQVSPALVSQMDFIASFSSLIGRAVPQGDAPDSENLMPAFLGKSVKGRTSFVEQGGPLSILKNGWKYISPSEGAPFMKDVGIESGNLPTAQLYQLTEDLGEKNNLAGKYPERVKELSELLEQIKRKK; this is encoded by the coding sequence ATGAAGAAGAACCTGTTCATTTTTTTTTCTGTAGCGATGGCATTTACTGCCGGAGCTCAATCGAAGAAGACAAAAGTTAAACCGCCAAACGTCATTTATATCATTGCGGATGACCTGGGCTATGGCGACCTGAGTTGCTATGGTGCCACGAAAATCCAAACGCCTAACTTAGACCGCCTTGCTGCAAATGGAATTCGCTTCACAAACGGACACGCGACTTCTGCGACCTGTACACCTTCACGTTATGCATTAATGACGGGCGAATATCCATGGCGTAAAAAAGGAACGGGTATTTTGCCTGGTGATGCAGCACTCATCATTCCTACAGCTAAAACGACCTTGCCAAACCTGTTTCAAAAAGCAGGATACCAAACTGGAATTGTCGGAAAATGGCACCTGGGTATTGGAGAAAGCGTAGCGAAAGACTGGAATGGAGAACTGAAACCGGGGCCAAACGAAGTTGGCTTTAATTATTCCTTTATTTTTCCTGCAACAGCGGATCGGGTGCCTACTGTATTTTTGGAAAACCATAAAGTGGTCGCCCTGGAAGCCAATGATCCTATTGAGGTAGACTACGCAAAAAAAGTGGGTGATGATCCAACGGGAAAAGACCATCCTGAATTGTTGAAAATGCAGTCTTCGCCAGGGCAGGGACACAACCAGACGATTGTGAACGGCATCGGCCGGATCGGTTATATGAGTGGTGGTAAAATGGCGCGTTGGGTAGATGAAGAGGTCTCGACCACTTTCCTGACCACAGCGCAAAGCTTTATCGAGAAAAATCATCAGCAACCTTTCTTCCTGTATTTTGCCTTAACGGAGCCACATGTGCCAAGGATGCCGGCAACGAGGTTTAAAGGAAAAAGTGGCTTGGGATTGCGGGGCGATGCGATCTTACAGTTGGATTGGACCGTAGGAGAGATCATGAAACAATTGAAACTCCTGGGAATTGATAAAAATACAATGATCGTCTTTACCAGTGATAATGGTCCGGTGCTGGATGATGGTTATCAGGATGAAGCAGTAACCAAACAGAATGGTCACCAGCCTGCAGGTGTGCTGCGTGGTGGTAAATATAGTGCATTGGAAGGCGGTACAAGGGTGCCTTTTATTGTCAGCTGGCCGGGACAAATCAAACCTCAGGTATCACCGGCATTGGTGAGTCAGATGGATTTTATTGCCTCATTCTCCAGTTTGATCGGCAGGGCTGTGCCTCAGGGAGATGCCCCGGATAGCGAAAATCTGATGCCCGCCTTTTTGGGCAAATCTGTAAAAGGAAGAACTTCATTTGTAGAACAGGGAGGCCCGCTTTCTATCCTGAAAAATGGTTGGAAATATATTAGCCCAAGCGAGGGTGCTCCTTTTATGAAAGATGTAGGCATCGAATCAGGAAATCTGCCGACCGCACAATTGTATCAGCTGACAGAAGATCTTGGCGAGAAGAACAACCTTGCCGGAAAATACCCCGAGCGGGTAAAAGAACTGTCCGAACTACTGGAACAGATCAAACGGAAAAAATAA
- a CDS encoding trypsin-like peptidase domain-containing protein, which yields MKRIGLIVLAAFIGGAAAIGAYKLLERNNDGMTLAEKQNVLFANNPVKISSTGAVDFVQAASVVSPAVVHIKTSYGSSSGSERGGGGSPMDMFEEFFGGGGRRMPRAPRAASGSGVILTPDGYIVTNNHVVDNADKIEVILSDRRKVMAKVIGKDPNTDLALIKVEETNLPIVKMGNSDNVQIGEWVLAVGFPLDLQTTVTAGIVSAKARSIGILARQQGQLTEEEYDEYRRTGKAPERTNNSIEAFIQTDAAINPGNSGGALVNANGELIGINAAIASQTGTNEGYGFAIPVNLAKKILEDFRKYGAVKRGYIGVNFRPLDADYAEELKIKDINGLYVSDVLPNGGGAAAGIQKGDIIKKVDGVTIYDSPDLQEKIGRMSPGDKVQLTVLRNGALKDLNVTLKGDASVNLAKATPAAKSTGTTISKLGAAFAPASAQVKAKYGAKNGVVVTSIEPGKVFDSMDLPKGLLVTTVNGKPVNSAKDVEAALPTSKNGMTTISGVGPNGNYTFTF from the coding sequence ATGAAAAGAATCGGATTGATAGTGTTAGCCGCATTTATAGGTGGTGCGGCTGCGATTGGCGCTTACAAACTGTTAGAGCGCAACAACGATGGGATGACATTAGCGGAGAAACAAAATGTGCTTTTTGCTAACAATCCCGTAAAAATATCTTCTACAGGAGCGGTCGATTTTGTACAGGCGGCTTCCGTAGTGTCGCCGGCAGTGGTGCACATTAAGACTTCTTATGGCAGCAGCTCCGGCAGCGAAAGAGGTGGAGGTGGCTCACCAATGGATATGTTCGAAGAGTTTTTTGGTGGTGGTGGCCGTAGAATGCCGCGTGCACCAAGAGCGGCATCAGGATCCGGTGTAATTCTTACGCCTGATGGATATATCGTAACAAATAACCATGTGGTGGACAATGCAGATAAAATCGAGGTGATCCTGTCTGACCGTCGTAAGGTAATGGCAAAAGTAATTGGAAAAGACCCAAACACAGATCTTGCCCTGATCAAAGTAGAAGAAACAAATCTTCCGATCGTGAAAATGGGAAATTCAGACAATGTTCAGATCGGGGAATGGGTATTGGCAGTAGGCTTCCCGCTTGATCTTCAGACTACGGTAACTGCAGGAATTGTAAGTGCAAAAGCAAGAAGCATCGGTATCTTGGCCAGACAACAAGGTCAGCTGACGGAAGAAGAATATGATGAATACCGCAGAACTGGTAAAGCACCTGAACGCACCAATAACAGTATTGAAGCTTTCATTCAGACGGATGCGGCAATTAACCCTGGAAACAGTGGGGGGGCATTGGTAAATGCAAACGGAGAACTGATCGGAATTAATGCGGCTATCGCATCTCAGACAGGTACGAATGAAGGTTATGGTTTTGCTATTCCGGTAAATCTGGCGAAAAAGATCCTGGAAGATTTTAGAAAATATGGCGCGGTGAAACGTGGTTATATTGGTGTGAATTTCAGACCTCTTGATGCGGATTATGCAGAAGAATTGAAAATTAAAGATATAAACGGACTGTATGTAAGTGACGTATTGCCTAATGGTGGCGGCGCTGCTGCAGGAATCCAAAAAGGAGATATCATTAAAAAAGTAGATGGTGTAACGATCTACGATTCTCCGGATTTACAGGAAAAAATTGGCCGTATGAGTCCTGGTGATAAAGTGCAGCTGACCGTATTGAGAAATGGTGCTTTAAAGGACTTAAATGTTACCCTTAAAGGAGATGCCAGTGTAAACCTTGCCAAAGCAACACCTGCGGCAAAATCAACGGGTACAACGATCAGCAAATTAGGCGCTGCTTTTGCGCCGGCTTCTGCACAGGTGAAAGCCAAATACGGTGCAAAGAACGGTGTAGTCGTAACTAGTATTGAGCCAGGAAAAGTATTCGATTCTATGGATCTTCCTAAAGGTTTATTGGTCACTACCGTAAATGGTAAGCCTGTAAATAGTGCTAAAGATGTAGAGGCAGCATTGCCTACTTCAAAAAATGGAATGACAACCATCTCTGGTGTTGGCCCGAACGGAAACTATACTTTTACTTTCTAA
- a CDS encoding succinate dehydrogenase cytochrome b subunit — MINKLILLLNTFAGIELKYNQMASFGNAFSSSIGKKLIMGITGLFLISFLAVHCFINALIFVNDGGLTFNVGAHFMATNWLIRAMEVVLMAGLLAHIIQGLRLVFQNQAARPVKYAVTNGAANSKWYSRSMGLLGTILLIFLIVHLSDFWVVSRFTGIPTVDSAGHENLFAVMVARFQTLWVVILYVLAMVSLAYHLLHGFASAFQTLGWNHKKYTPLIKAFGIWYSIIIAILFAAMPVAIYAGLIK; from the coding sequence ATGATTAACAAATTAATTCTTTTATTAAATACTTTTGCAGGAATAGAACTAAAATACAATCAAATGGCTAGTTTCGGAAACGCTTTTTCCTCGTCTATAGGAAAAAAACTAATAATGGGTATTACCGGCCTGTTTCTTATTTCATTTCTCGCGGTTCATTGCTTTATAAATGCTTTGATCTTCGTGAATGACGGTGGTTTAACCTTCAATGTGGGTGCTCATTTTATGGCTACCAATTGGCTGATCAGAGCCATGGAAGTGGTCTTGATGGCAGGCTTATTGGCGCACATTATTCAGGGTTTACGTTTGGTTTTTCAAAATCAGGCTGCACGTCCGGTGAAATATGCGGTAACTAATGGTGCTGCAAACAGCAAATGGTACTCGAGGTCAATGGGACTATTGGGAACGATCTTATTGATCTTCTTAATTGTACACTTATCTGATTTCTGGGTAGTTTCCCGTTTTACAGGAATTCCTACAGTTGACTCAGCAGGACACGAAAATCTTTTTGCAGTGATGGTGGCAAGATTTCAAACCCTTTGGGTAGTGATTTTATATGTATTGGCAATGGTTTCTCTGGCTTACCACTTATTACATGGTTTTGCTTCTGCTTTCCAGACGCTGGGATGGAATCACAAAAAATATACTCCACTCATCAAAGCATTTGGTATCTGGTATTCAATTATCATCGCAATACTATTTGCAGCTATGCCTGTAGCAATTTATGCAGGTCTTATTAAATAA
- a CDS encoding GLPGLI family protein, whose product MKQPLILIFFLFGYSLSQAQNVRFTTDGIIEFEKKTNMYAVIKKSINKENSSFMQSAFDVYKKTQPQFKVLKSTLAFSKDKTLFTPIKEENSNSKGFFGDDPISTQNNTIFTDLGTSSFIAQKKVYEETYLVKDSTRKINWKVTEETREIAGYECRRANAIVLDSIYVVAFYTDKIPVSGGPESFSGLPGMILGVALPHENVSWFATSIKDRPVTETELKAPVKGKQMNNKGLMETIQSALKSWGSYAQVALKAFSL is encoded by the coding sequence ATGAAACAGCCCCTAATTTTAATTTTCTTCCTATTCGGATATTCCCTTTCACAAGCACAGAATGTGCGGTTTACGACTGACGGCATCATCGAATTTGAAAAGAAAACCAATATGTATGCAGTCATTAAAAAGAGCATTAACAAGGAAAACAGTTCCTTTATGCAATCGGCCTTTGATGTCTATAAAAAAACCCAGCCTCAGTTCAAAGTTTTAAAAAGCACGCTTGCCTTTTCAAAAGACAAGACCCTGTTTACCCCCATTAAAGAGGAGAATAGCAATTCAAAGGGATTTTTCGGCGACGATCCTATCTCTACACAGAACAACACCATTTTCACAGACCTGGGTACTTCCAGCTTTATTGCTCAGAAAAAGGTCTATGAAGAAACTTACCTGGTAAAGGACAGCACCAGAAAGATCAACTGGAAAGTGACAGAAGAGACCAGAGAAATTGCCGGATATGAATGCCGGAGGGCCAATGCAATTGTACTCGATTCTATTTATGTTGTCGCCTTTTATACTGATAAAATTCCGGTTTCCGGTGGTCCGGAATCATTTTCAGGATTACCGGGAATGATTTTGGGTGTCGCCCTGCCACATGAGAATGTATCCTGGTTTGCCACCAGTATCAAAGACCGGCCGGTAACGGAAACGGAGCTAAAAGCACCGGTAAAAGGAAAGCAGATGAACAACAAAGGCTTGATGGAAACCATTCAATCCGCATTAAAAAGCTGGGGATCATACGCTCAGGTTGCACTAAAGGCTTTCAGCCTTTAG
- a CDS encoding helix-turn-helix domain-containing protein, producing MSEQNPAELAAKFVNYTSKHIFLTGKAGTGKTTFLRNLIELTHKKAVIAAPTGIAAINAAGVTIHSLFQLPFGTYLPKAPAADGDHYNQQYNTPKSIARHLNMTATKRKVLTDMELLIIDEVSMLRADLLDAIDMVLRYIRRNNTASFGGVQVLFIGDLHQLPPVVKSTEWNLLGQFYNSAYFFDALALQNNPPIYIELEKIYRQADEVFINLLNNLRNNEVTAQDVALLDKYYKADFKPSINDKYITLTTHNNKADTLNRQSLEELKSPSFLYVAKIEDDFSEYAYPAEQILELKVGAQVMFIKNDPTGEQRFFNGKIAVVTSLRTDTIEVETEGTREKIVLEKYTWKNIKYTTDKVTGEIEEELVGTFTQYPLKLAWAITVHKSQGLTFDRAIIDIGSAFAPGQIYVALSRLRSLDGLILTSQISGSGIRQDQNVSFFSKTKESQENLATQIRTESDVFLRSYLLQCFDLAPLDNYVYEHVHSYTKDINKSAKQKHVKWAGQLLKDLTEVKVNASKFLTQIQRMYEVKTEAGMAALLERTVAAENYFNPLLVGFSKRIFERMELVKQDKQVTAYLTELLEMEALFYDQFKKIRKATALLSATINGSEFTKKDVNALLSQAERAAVMEKVFAVPGKLDFTAKKTKSTKSKTTVVKEKAPKVDTKELSLELHKEGKTIAEIARDRKMVIGTIEGHLAHYVAKQEISAKDIIGAKKLDKIMKTIRELKTMQMNPIREHLGRDYSFGEIKIGLAAYLAEGE from the coding sequence ATGTCTGAACAAAACCCTGCCGAGCTCGCTGCCAAATTCGTAAATTATACTTCTAAGCATATCTTTCTGACGGGAAAGGCCGGAACAGGAAAGACGACTTTTCTGCGGAATTTAATTGAACTGACGCATAAAAAGGCGGTCATCGCAGCACCTACAGGCATTGCCGCGATCAACGCAGCAGGAGTGACCATCCATTCTCTTTTCCAGCTTCCTTTTGGAACTTATCTGCCTAAAGCTCCTGCCGCAGATGGAGACCACTATAACCAGCAATACAATACTCCGAAATCTATTGCCCGCCATTTAAACATGACAGCAACCAAAAGAAAGGTGCTGACAGATATGGAATTGCTGATCATTGATGAGGTGAGTATGCTTCGCGCAGACCTTCTGGATGCCATTGATATGGTGTTGCGCTATATCCGGAGAAACAATACCGCAAGCTTTGGAGGGGTACAGGTGCTGTTTATCGGCGATTTACATCAGCTGCCTCCGGTAGTAAAATCTACGGAATGGAATTTGTTGGGTCAGTTTTATAACAGTGCTTATTTCTTTGATGCGCTTGCGCTTCAGAACAATCCGCCAATTTATATTGAACTGGAAAAGATCTACAGACAGGCCGATGAAGTGTTCATCAACCTGCTGAATAACCTGAGAAATAATGAGGTGACGGCGCAGGATGTTGCACTGCTGGATAAATATTATAAGGCGGATTTTAAACCCTCCATTAATGATAAATACATTACCCTTACCACACACAATAATAAAGCAGATACCTTAAACAGGCAGAGTCTGGAGGAATTGAAGTCTCCTTCTTTTTTGTATGTGGCTAAAATTGAAGATGATTTCAGTGAATATGCTTATCCTGCTGAACAGATTCTGGAGCTTAAAGTTGGGGCGCAGGTGATGTTTATAAAAAATGACCCTACAGGTGAACAGCGCTTTTTTAATGGAAAGATTGCAGTGGTTACCTCACTGAGAACCGATACCATTGAGGTAGAGACCGAAGGGACGAGAGAAAAGATTGTACTTGAAAAGTATACCTGGAAAAACATTAAGTATACTACAGATAAGGTAACCGGCGAAATTGAAGAGGAACTGGTAGGAACTTTTACCCAATATCCTTTAAAACTGGCTTGGGCAATTACGGTGCATAAAAGCCAGGGGCTGACCTTTGACCGCGCAATCATTGATATTGGAAGTGCTTTTGCACCGGGACAGATTTATGTAGCCCTTTCCCGTTTGCGTTCCCTGGATGGACTGATTTTAACTTCCCAGATCTCAGGATCTGGCATCCGGCAGGATCAAAATGTTTCTTTCTTCTCTAAAACGAAAGAAAGCCAGGAGAATCTGGCGACACAAATCAGAACAGAAAGCGATGTCTTTCTGAGGTCTTACCTGTTGCAATGTTTTGACCTTGCTCCACTGGATAATTATGTATACGAACATGTGCATTCGTATACCAAAGACATCAATAAATCCGCAAAACAGAAACACGTAAAATGGGCCGGGCAGTTGCTCAAAGACCTGACAGAGGTGAAAGTAAATGCAAGTAAGTTTTTAACTCAGATACAAAGGATGTACGAGGTGAAAACGGAAGCGGGGATGGCTGCATTGCTGGAACGGACCGTTGCTGCAGAGAACTATTTTAATCCCTTATTGGTCGGGTTTTCCAAACGCATTTTTGAGCGTATGGAGCTGGTGAAACAGGACAAACAGGTGACTGCTTATCTCACCGAATTGCTGGAAATGGAAGCGCTGTTTTACGATCAGTTTAAGAAAATACGTAAAGCGACGGCCTTGCTGAGTGCGACGATCAATGGAAGCGAGTTTACAAAAAAAGATGTGAATGCTTTATTGAGTCAGGCAGAACGGGCGGCAGTGATGGAAAAGGTTTTTGCTGTTCCGGGTAAGCTGGACTTTACAGCCAAGAAAACAAAGTCTACGAAATCTAAAACAACGGTTGTTAAAGAAAAAGCACCTAAAGTTGATACCAAAGAACTCTCTCTGGAGCTGCACAAAGAAGGTAAAACGATCGCTGAAATTGCGAGAGACCGCAAAATGGTGATCGGTACTATAGAAGGGCACCTGGCGCATTATGTGGCCAAACAAGAGATTTCAGCCAAAGACATCATTGGCGCAAAAAAGCTCGATAAAATTATGAAAACGATCCGGGAACTAAAGACGATGCAGATGAACCCGATCCGGGAACACCTGGGCAGAGACTATAGTTTTGGGGAGATCAAGATCGGACTGGCGGCGTACCTTGCTGAGGGAGAATAA
- a CDS encoding outer membrane beta-barrel family protein produces the protein MKHKILALILFCISSVSVFAQNSYEIKGLVTDTAASYKMVNSTITLLKAKDSTLVKFTRATADGSFTLGNLSPGKFILLLSYPGYADYVEDFQLDSTKKTRDFGQMNMTLKATILKGVIIKGNIAAIKIKGDTTEFNAAAYKIQPNSKVEDLLKQLPGITVDKEGKITAQGQAVNKVLVDGEEFFGDDPTLVTKNLRGDMVDKVQLYDKKSDQAAFTGIDDGEKTKTINIQLKEDKKNGYFGKVDAGVGTEKFYQSQAMFNAFKGKKKFSAYGTIGNTGKTGLGWRDSEKYGSSQMEATEDGGIMFYTGGGDDGLDSFDGRYNGRGIPLTKSGGLHFDNKWNKDKETINTNYKIGSINVDGTNTTLTQNNIPGQTYNTTTEGSFNNRMFRQKLDGTYSINLDSNSTLKIAIDGTLKDSNKEDESNSSSIRDDQTKLNTSKNNSSNDGNERVLNASAFYTHKLKKKGRTFSLRLSQAFNDNKSTGYLYSHNQFFDEEGNPSNRETVDQYKTNNSTSNAFNSNLTYTEPFSKTLSLILNYGLGINNGVSDRKSFNKSADGSYSTLDRDFSNSFELNQLSNQGGAIFNFKKDKSVLTFGTKISDVKFEQFNKYTNITYKRNFTNWNPQASFRYNFSQMTSFRINYNGNTRQPGIEQLQPLKVNTDPLNIVEGNPDLKPSFNNGINIGYNSYKVMTGQSIYIGANYGFNSNAITNSIVTDATGKSTSQSINLPGKTPTNYGLYIYVGRKIKLFDMNIGLNGNTNGSTNYSLVNKELNTTKSNSYSGQMSLSKYKEKGYSLAVSAGPTYNTSEASLQKQRSNNGWGTRAEVNFNIHLPGKLEIGTDGDYEYRAKTQTFSQEFERFIWNASISKKFFKEENLKLTASANDLLNQNVGFDRSSNNNRITQSNYTTIKRYFMLSLIWDFNKMGGSAPKP, from the coding sequence ATGAAACATAAAATTTTAGCCCTGATCCTGTTCTGTATAAGTTCAGTCTCTGTATTTGCTCAGAATTCTTACGAAATCAAAGGTTTAGTAACAGACACTGCCGCAAGTTATAAGATGGTCAATTCTACCATCACCCTCCTAAAGGCCAAAGATTCTACGCTTGTTAAATTTACCAGGGCTACTGCCGATGGGTCTTTTACACTCGGGAACCTCTCTCCGGGGAAATTCATCCTGCTGCTCAGTTATCCCGGCTATGCAGATTATGTAGAAGATTTCCAGCTGGATTCGACAAAAAAGACACGGGATTTTGGCCAGATGAACATGACTCTGAAAGCGACCATTCTGAAGGGAGTGATCATCAAAGGAAACATCGCTGCCATAAAAATAAAAGGAGATACGACAGAGTTCAATGCCGCAGCCTATAAGATTCAGCCCAATTCAAAAGTAGAGGACCTGTTGAAGCAGCTTCCCGGGATCACGGTGGATAAAGAAGGAAAAATTACCGCCCAGGGACAGGCCGTAAATAAAGTCCTGGTTGATGGCGAAGAGTTTTTTGGCGATGACCCTACCCTGGTCACTAAGAACCTACGCGGCGATATGGTGGATAAGGTTCAGTTGTACGATAAAAAGAGCGATCAGGCGGCCTTTACCGGTATTGACGATGGGGAAAAAACAAAAACAATTAACATTCAACTCAAGGAAGATAAAAAGAATGGCTATTTCGGCAAGGTAGACGCAGGGGTCGGAACAGAAAAATTCTACCAGAGCCAAGCCATGTTCAATGCCTTTAAAGGCAAGAAGAAGTTCTCTGCTTATGGGACGATTGGAAATACAGGAAAGACCGGATTGGGATGGCGAGACAGCGAAAAATATGGTAGCTCTCAAATGGAAGCGACTGAAGACGGTGGTATCATGTTTTATACCGGTGGAGGTGATGATGGTCTGGATTCTTTCGATGGCAGATATAATGGGCGGGGAATTCCTTTGACAAAAAGTGGCGGCCTTCATTTCGACAATAAATGGAATAAGGACAAAGAAACGATTAACACCAATTATAAAATCGGTTCAATTAACGTGGATGGAACCAACACGACTTTAACCCAGAACAATATACCCGGGCAGACCTATAACACCACAACCGAGGGGAGCTTCAACAACAGGATGTTCCGGCAAAAGCTGGACGGAACCTATTCGATTAACCTGGATTCCAATTCTACCCTGAAAATCGCTATTGATGGGACCTTAAAAGACAGCAACAAAGAAGATGAATCGAATTCTTCCAGCATTAGAGATGATCAGACCAAATTAAACACGAGCAAGAACAATTCCAGTAATGACGGAAACGAAAGGGTTCTAAATGCCAGTGCATTCTATACCCATAAACTTAAGAAAAAAGGACGGACCTTCTCTTTGAGACTGAGTCAGGCATTTAATGACAATAAAAGCACCGGCTATTTATATTCCCACAACCAGTTCTTTGATGAAGAGGGAAACCCATCGAACCGGGAAACCGTCGATCAATACAAAACAAACAACAGCACCAGCAATGCCTTCAACAGTAATTTGACTTATACCGAACCATTCAGTAAAACACTTTCCCTGATCCTGAATTATGGATTGGGCATCAACAATGGCGTTTCAGACAGAAAGTCCTTTAACAAATCTGCCGATGGCAGTTACAGCACGCTGGACCGGGATTTTAGCAACAGTTTTGAACTCAATCAGCTTTCCAATCAGGGAGGGGCGATCTTCAATTTCAAAAAAGACAAATCGGTCCTCACCTTTGGAACTAAAATCAGTGATGTAAAATTTGAACAATTCAACAAGTATACCAACATCACTTACAAGAGAAATTTCACCAACTGGAACCCTCAGGCAAGTTTTAGATATAATTTCTCACAGATGACTTCTTTCCGGATCAATTACAATGGAAACACCAGACAACCAGGCATAGAACAACTTCAGCCATTAAAGGTAAATACAGACCCTTTGAATATTGTGGAGGGAAATCCAGACTTAAAGCCCTCCTTCAATAATGGTATCAATATCGGCTACAACTCCTATAAAGTGATGACTGGGCAGTCGATCTATATTGGCGCAAATTACGGCTTTAACTCCAATGCAATCACCAACAGTATCGTCACAGACGCAACAGGTAAAAGCACCTCCCAATCGATCAATTTGCCCGGAAAGACCCCGACGAATTATGGTTTGTATATCTACGTGGGCCGAAAAATAAAACTCTTTGACATGAATATTGGGTTGAATGGAAATACCAATGGAAGTACGAACTACAGTTTAGTTAATAAGGAATTGAATACCACGAAGTCCAATTCTTACAGCGGGCAAATGAGTTTATCAAAGTATAAAGAGAAAGGATACTCCCTTGCGGTATCCGCGGGTCCGACTTATAACACCAGCGAAGCTTCTTTGCAAAAACAGAGAAGCAACAATGGATGGGGTACCAGAGCCGAAGTAAACTTCAATATCCATCTTCCCGGGAAATTGGAGATTGGCACCGATGGAGATTACGAATACAGGGCTAAAACCCAAACCTTCAGTCAGGAGTTTGAGCGTTTCATCTGGAATGCATCGATCAGCAAAAAATTCTTCAAAGAAGAGAACCTAAAACTGACAGCATCTGCAAATGACTTACTCAATCAAAATGTTGGCTTTGACCGGAGTTCCAATAATAACAGGATCACACAAAGCAACTATACGACTATAAAAAGATATTTCATGTTATCCCTGATCTGGGATTTCAATAAAATGGGTGGATCAGCCCCTAAACCATAA
- the dapF gene encoding diaminopimelate epimerase, with protein MKIHFFKYQGAGNDFILIDNRDQSFKYTGNNTVLQLCNRRFGIGADGLMLLQNHKDYDFEMLYFNADGNLGSMCGNGGRCIVAFAKHLGIIDTETNFLAVDGPHYAKISEKGDWVDLQMIDIDHIGNDGTAYVLNTGSPHYVQQVNGLAALDVYQEGKAIRNNATYKAEGINVNFVEEQGDHLFVRTFERGVEDETYACGTGVTAVALSMAQHKHQQGHIKTPVKVLGGDLRIEFDYDGSQFRNVFLCGPAAQVFQGETEV; from the coding sequence ATGAAGATCCACTTTTTCAAATACCAGGGCGCAGGCAACGACTTTATCTTAATAGACAATCGTGATCAATCCTTTAAATATACGGGTAATAATACGGTCCTGCAACTCTGTAACAGGCGTTTTGGGATTGGTGCAGATGGATTAATGCTCCTGCAGAACCATAAAGATTACGACTTTGAGATGCTTTATTTCAATGCAGATGGCAACCTCGGCAGTATGTGTGGAAATGGCGGCAGGTGTATCGTTGCCTTTGCCAAACATTTGGGAATAATTGACACAGAAACTAATTTTTTGGCAGTTGATGGCCCTCATTATGCCAAAATTTCAGAAAAAGGCGACTGGGTTGACCTGCAAATGATTGATATTGATCACATTGGAAACGATGGAACTGCTTATGTGTTAAATACCGGATCACCACATTATGTGCAACAGGTAAACGGATTAGCAGCATTGGATGTATACCAGGAAGGTAAGGCCATCCGCAATAACGCGACCTATAAAGCCGAAGGAATTAACGTGAATTTCGTAGAGGAACAGGGAGATCACCTTTTTGTCCGCACTTTTGAACGTGGCGTGGAAGATGAGACTTATGCCTGTGGCACAGGAGTTACTGCTGTGGCCTTATCAATGGCACAACACAAACATCAGCAAGGGCACATTAAAACACCTGTTAAAGTATTAGGTGGAGACCTTCGAATTGAGTTTGACTATGATGGCAGCCAGTTTAGAAATGTATTTCTATGTGGCCCCGCAGCACAGGTTTTCCAGGGAGAGACTGAGGTCTGA